A window from Anaerobaca lacustris encodes these proteins:
- a CDS encoding ATP-dependent DNA helicase: MGRSEKRSVTDEPKPAVLVHPYPYHDARNPVLLADVVEGLLSGGRIFLSGGAGTGKTTLVRRIANQLVQRGKRVVLAASTGIAACQLRDETGIHNSRYCQGPSTLHAAAFLPRVEMPDSKRRIQSGRRKLKRADVIIVDEISMVDRMTFDRFLERVEPETGLLVVGDFFQLPPVPRNEEGLPDFAFYSTAFADFELIDLQTVLRQAEPHFVEFLKDLRLGRVDADVLRNSHQEFDPDYPVLFGTNRQSDAHNQRRIDQIDSPSVHSVCQVTKGDREEAVQWLQSHTRAKATLQIKQQMRVLCIQNHEDLVNGDLGTVTDICTECAPGTEMPYWIDVEFDRNGLGTRRLNALEFQERIWDSREDTEQVRFSVAQYPIVPAYALTVHKAQGMTLDVVNIDGSHVNFVPGHVYVALSRARTLDGVRLRNAAGLAAFNDSAVLHYYQRAYRFQGTTGPNPGVQHESA, translated from the coding sequence TTGGGCAGATCCGAGAAGAGGTCCGTTACAGACGAGCCGAAGCCGGCCGTCCTGGTGCACCCCTATCCGTATCACGATGCGCGGAATCCCGTCCTGCTGGCGGATGTGGTGGAAGGCCTTCTTTCGGGCGGGCGGATCTTCCTCTCGGGCGGGGCCGGCACGGGAAAGACGACGCTGGTCCGGCGGATTGCCAACCAACTGGTGCAGCGTGGCAAGCGCGTCGTGCTGGCGGCCTCGACGGGCATCGCCGCCTGCCAGTTGCGCGACGAGACCGGCATCCACAATTCGCGCTACTGCCAGGGTCCGTCCACGCTGCACGCCGCCGCCTTCCTGCCGCGAGTGGAGATGCCCGACTCGAAACGACGCATCCAGTCGGGCCGACGCAAGCTCAAGCGGGCCGACGTCATCATCGTCGACGAGATCAGCATGGTCGACCGCATGACCTTTGACCGGTTCCTCGAACGCGTCGAGCCCGAGACGGGGCTGCTGGTGGTGGGTGACTTCTTCCAGCTTCCGCCCGTGCCCCGCAATGAAGAGGGCCTCCCCGACTTCGCATTCTACAGTACGGCGTTCGCCGACTTCGAGTTGATCGATCTGCAAACGGTGCTGCGTCAGGCCGAGCCGCACTTCGTCGAGTTCCTCAAGGACCTCCGACTCGGCCGGGTCGATGCCGACGTTCTGCGAAACAGCCATCAGGAATTCGATCCCGACTATCCCGTCCTCTTCGGCACCAATCGCCAGTCGGACGCCCACAACCAGAGACGGATCGACCAGATCGACTCGCCGTCGGTCCACAGCGTCTGTCAGGTCACCAAGGGCGATCGCGAAGAGGCCGTTCAATGGCTCCAGAGCCACACACGGGCCAAGGCCACGCTCCAGATCAAGCAGCAGATGCGCGTCCTGTGCATCCAGAACCACGAGGACCTGGTCAACGGCGACTTGGGCACCGTGACCGACATCTGCACGGAGTGCGCCCCCGGCACCGAAATGCCCTACTGGATCGACGTCGAATTCGACCGGAACGGCCTGGGGACCCGCCGGCTCAACGCCCTGGAGTTTCAGGAACGAATCTGGGACTCCCGCGAGGACACCGAGCAGGTCAGGTTCTCGGTCGCACAGTACCCGATCGTGCCGGCCTACGCCCTGACGGTGCACAAGGCCCAGGGCATGACGCTCGACGTTGTCAATATCGACGGTTCGCACGTCAATTTTGTCCCCGGCCACGTCTACGTGGCCCTGTCACGCGCGCGGACGCTCGACGGCGTCCGGCTTCGCAACGCCGC
- a CDS encoding aminopeptidase produces the protein MGTIEQGVRQVIDNCLRIKPDERAVIITDRQTHEIGQALRVAADKIAGNVQLFLMEDFGTRPIGLPNAIAEALQAADVSIYAAQGAEGELQTFRRPMLGAIDANPKLRHAHMIGITTQIMADGMCSDYAEIQRISKRVFETVKDAEAIRVVTAKGCDFTARFSPNLKWLISDGEIQPGRWKNLPDGEVFTAPATVDGHIVIDGCLGDYFTERYASLADTPVTVDVCDGRALRESLHCDNEQLRRELAGYVFETDENSDRVGEFAIGTNTGLTRLIYNLLQDEKFPGVHIAFGSPYPTKTGATWDSGAHVDGVIIAPSIYVDGRTLMDQGRFCFEGM, from the coding sequence ATGGGAACGATCGAACAGGGCGTCAGGCAGGTCATCGACAACTGCCTTCGAATCAAGCCGGATGAGCGGGCGGTTATCATTACCGACCGCCAGACGCATGAGATTGGGCAGGCACTGCGTGTCGCGGCCGACAAGATCGCCGGCAACGTCCAGCTCTTCTTGATGGAAGACTTCGGGACCCGCCCGATCGGCTTGCCCAACGCCATCGCCGAGGCCCTTCAGGCCGCCGACGTCAGTATCTATGCCGCGCAGGGTGCCGAGGGTGAACTGCAAACCTTCCGAAGGCCCATGCTCGGGGCGATCGACGCGAACCCGAAGCTGCGTCACGCGCACATGATCGGCATCACGACGCAGATTATGGCCGACGGCATGTGCAGCGACTACGCTGAGATTCAGAGAATCAGCAAGAGGGTCTTCGAGACTGTCAAGGACGCCGAAGCGATTCGGGTCGTAACGGCCAAAGGATGTGATTTCACCGCGCGATTCAGTCCCAACCTGAAATGGCTCATCAGCGACGGCGAAATTCAGCCCGGCCGCTGGAAGAACCTGCCTGACGGCGAGGTGTTCACGGCGCCGGCGACGGTGGACGGCCACATCGTAATCGACGGATGTCTGGGCGACTACTTTACCGAGCGGTATGCGTCGCTGGCGGACACGCCTGTGACCGTGGATGTTTGCGACGGCCGAGCGCTCCGCGAGAGCCTGCACTGCGACAACGAGCAACTGCGCCGGGAGCTGGCGGGGTACGTGTTCGAGACCGACGAGAACAGCGATCGCGTGGGTGAGTTCGCCATCGGCACGAACACCGGCCTGACCAGGCTGATCTACAACCTTCTCCAGGATGAGAAGTTCCCCGGCGTGCACATCGCCTTCGGCAGTCCTTACCCCACCAAGACGGGCGCCACGTGGGACAGCGGCGCGCACGTTGATGGTGTCATCATCGCCCCGAGCATCTACGTCGATGGCCGGACCCTCATGGACCAGGGCCGATTCTGCTTCGAAGGGATGTGA